The following coding sequences are from one Gemmatimonadaceae bacterium window:
- a CDS encoding ketoacyl-ACP synthase III, producing the protein MRRENALRRSTARSGARIAALGAYVPERIVTNHDLEQVFDTSDEWIVTRSGIRERRVSADDEFTSDLCVRAVRDLHSRSPDGLTGVELIIACTTTPDYAFPSVACLVQAELGLRNTGAIDLNATCAGFAYGLHIANGLVTAGIHKRVLIVAGETLSKVVDNTDRATAILFGDGAGAALVESDKQGRFLASHLGADGEGAAHLYRTGLSSRLAPVDNTGLIRQNGRQVYRWAVETVAAGAMCLVKKAGLRIDEIDWFVPHSANLRITEAVCERIGFPIERTLSSLTYYGNTSSATIPLALVEGARESTIKNGDRVLLYGFGGGLVHAGVLVEWALHE; encoded by the coding sequence GTGCGACGGGAGAATGCCTTGAGACGATCCACTGCACGCAGCGGAGCAAGAATAGCGGCTCTCGGTGCCTACGTCCCAGAGCGTATCGTGACAAATCACGATCTCGAGCAAGTCTTCGATACCAGCGATGAGTGGATCGTCACTCGATCGGGCATACGCGAGCGACGCGTATCAGCCGACGACGAATTTACCAGCGACCTCTGTGTTCGCGCTGTACGTGATCTGCATTCGCGATCTCCCGACGGCCTAACGGGCGTTGAATTGATTATTGCCTGTACAACCACACCCGATTACGCCTTTCCCAGCGTTGCCTGCTTGGTCCAGGCTGAGCTGGGCCTTCGTAACACCGGAGCGATTGACCTCAATGCCACGTGTGCCGGCTTCGCCTACGGATTGCATATCGCCAACGGGCTGGTGACAGCGGGCATTCACAAGAGAGTCCTCATTGTCGCTGGAGAAACACTCAGTAAGGTCGTCGACAATACGGATCGCGCGACTGCCATTCTCTTCGGTGACGGCGCCGGCGCGGCCCTCGTCGAATCGGATAAGCAAGGGCGCTTCCTCGCTAGCCACCTCGGCGCGGATGGAGAAGGCGCCGCGCATCTGTACCGCACAGGCCTTTCCTCTCGCCTGGCTCCCGTGGACAACACGGGATTGATCCGCCAAAACGGACGACAGGTGTACCGGTGGGCCGTGGAAACCGTTGCCGCCGGCGCGATGTGCCTGGTGAAGAAAGCGGGACTGAGAATAGACGAGATAGATTGGTTCGTTCCGCACAGCGCGAATCTGCGAATCACAGAGGCCGTGTGCGAACGAATTGGATTTCCGATCGAGCGAACCTTGAGCAGCCTCACCTACTATGGCAACACATCGTCAGCGACGATTCCACTCGCTCTCGTTGAGGGAGCTCGCGAAAGCACGATCAAGAACGGTGATCGCGTCCTCCTCTATGGTTTTGGCGGCGGCCTGGTCCACGCCGGCGTACTTGTGGAGTGGGCTCTTCATGAGTGA
- a CDS encoding PadR family transcriptional regulator, whose amino-acid sequence MTGSAMNRTPPEMLQGTVDILVLRALAWQAMHGYAISRWLDGRSDGVLSVEGAALYQALHRLERRKWIISEWGLSENNRKAKYYSLTTAGRKQLRTETSTWMAYADAVHKVLSPA is encoded by the coding sequence ATGACTGGAAGCGCGATGAATCGCACGCCACCTGAAATGCTGCAGGGAACAGTCGACATTCTCGTCCTTCGAGCGCTCGCCTGGCAAGCGATGCACGGCTACGCCATCTCACGGTGGCTCGACGGCCGCAGCGACGGCGTGCTCTCGGTCGAAGGCGCTGCGCTCTACCAGGCGCTGCATCGCCTCGAGCGACGGAAATGGATCATCTCCGAATGGGGACTCTCCGAGAACAACCGGAAAGCGAAGTACTACTCGCTCACGACCGCCGGACGTAAGCAGCTTCGCACCGAGACGTCGACATGGATGGCGTACGCCGACGCCGTCCACAAAGTCCTCAGTCCAGCGTAG
- a CDS encoding ABC transporter permease, with protein sequence MSIGRRFFKLPWRSRTTIARDVDTELSFHLDMRIAELRARGLSEDAARQQAMAEFGDLDFTRVYCRRQDERTERDDRHADRLAEWRQDLAYAVRTLRRSPAFAIVSLLTLAIAIGANTAVFTVSRAVLLQPLPYADADRVYRVSSSWPGHPTDVVPLSPADFADFQQTQTSFSGLGAIVPSQSVIWRPKSGDPKSLDALLVGSNLFSVLGTPALLGRAIIAGDEIPGNDHNVVLSFDCWQRDFGGDAGIVGQSIELSGATYRVIGVMPYGFLIGQHEDLWLPYDQAGTLKDVVRARKQHYVHAIGRLKAGVTPARALADLRTVAARLAQQYPEADSARSASMRPVRDIISGDLRPALLLLQGAVALVLLIACANLANLALSRTMGRRRELATRAALGAGRARLVRQLVTESLLLSIIGGAMGVGLAMAATRLLLSVNPTTLPPMFDARVDAGVLAFSLAVSLVTGVLFGLLPALDGSSANLYESLKDSGRGNSGGRASGRVRKTLVVAQVALALILLTGAGLLIRSFGELTRVTLGFDPQGVVTAGLRAAGDQYEDPVRVNAFYDGVIDDLSHAPGVTAVGAVSDLPTRGGSGTALRIEGEQNDEARLPELTYLSVRGDFFKALRIPIIAGRGYDARDRPDIPETTIINETTAKRFFPKGDAVGRRIRIGPDPNGTWMTIIGVAGDFHSEGLDTPVKPTLYANHRHEAWMRSMSLVMRTSRTAADAGALIRRAIRARDPSLAVRDVETLNGVVGGSLASRRFALGLATCFALIALTLAAVGIYGVLAYNVANRTREFGVRIALGASSSRVVSLVVRQGVVASLVGIVAGLVGALLGARLLSGMLFGVTTLDVRTYGSVVLLVFIVAMIACIVPALRATRVDPLTSMRAD encoded by the coding sequence ATGAGCATCGGTCGTCGCTTCTTCAAGCTGCCGTGGCGCTCGCGCACGACGATCGCTCGCGACGTCGACACCGAGCTGTCGTTCCATCTCGACATGCGGATTGCCGAGCTACGCGCTCGTGGTCTGAGCGAAGACGCCGCACGCCAGCAGGCGATGGCTGAATTTGGAGATCTCGACTTCACGCGCGTGTACTGCCGGCGACAGGACGAGCGCACCGAGCGCGACGATCGACACGCGGACCGACTCGCGGAGTGGCGGCAAGACTTGGCCTACGCAGTGCGAACGCTCCGGCGAAGCCCGGCCTTTGCCATCGTGTCGCTTCTGACGCTTGCGATCGCGATCGGCGCGAACACCGCTGTGTTCACCGTGTCGCGGGCGGTGCTGCTGCAACCGCTTCCGTACGCCGACGCAGATCGCGTCTATCGGGTCTCCTCGAGCTGGCCGGGGCATCCAACGGATGTCGTCCCCCTATCGCCGGCCGATTTCGCCGACTTTCAGCAGACTCAAACGAGCTTCAGCGGTCTGGGAGCCATCGTGCCGAGTCAATCGGTGATCTGGCGACCGAAGTCCGGCGATCCCAAATCACTCGACGCGCTCCTCGTCGGCTCGAATCTCTTCAGCGTCCTCGGCACGCCAGCACTGCTCGGCCGCGCGATCATCGCCGGTGATGAAATCCCTGGCAACGATCATAACGTCGTGCTGTCGTTCGACTGTTGGCAGCGGGACTTCGGTGGCGACGCGGGCATTGTCGGACAGTCGATCGAGCTCAGTGGTGCAACGTATCGAGTGATTGGCGTAATGCCGTACGGCTTCTTGATCGGACAACACGAGGACCTGTGGCTTCCGTACGATCAAGCCGGTACGCTCAAGGACGTCGTTCGCGCGCGCAAACAACATTACGTCCACGCCATCGGCCGACTGAAGGCCGGAGTTACGCCGGCCCGCGCGCTCGCCGACCTCCGCACGGTTGCCGCTCGGCTCGCGCAGCAGTATCCCGAGGCGGACAGCGCACGGAGCGCGAGCATGCGCCCGGTGCGCGACATCATCAGCGGCGATCTCCGTCCCGCGCTCCTGCTGTTGCAAGGTGCCGTCGCTCTCGTGCTGCTCATCGCCTGCGCGAATCTTGCGAATCTGGCACTCTCCCGCACGATGGGCCGACGTCGCGAGCTCGCGACGCGCGCCGCACTCGGCGCCGGCCGAGCGCGACTCGTGCGACAGCTCGTCACGGAATCCCTCTTGTTGTCCATCATCGGCGGCGCGATGGGCGTCGGCCTGGCGATGGCGGCAACACGATTATTGTTGTCGGTCAATCCGACGACGCTGCCGCCGATGTTCGATGCGCGCGTCGACGCTGGCGTGCTCGCGTTCAGCCTCGCCGTCTCCCTCGTCACCGGTGTGCTGTTTGGCTTGCTGCCGGCGCTCGACGGCTCGAGCGCAAATCTTTATGAGTCTCTAAAGGACAGCGGCCGCGGAAATAGCGGCGGCCGAGCGAGCGGGCGCGTGCGGAAAACCCTGGTCGTCGCACAGGTGGCGCTCGCTCTCATTCTGCTGACTGGCGCCGGACTCCTCATTCGGAGTTTCGGTGAGCTCACGCGCGTCACACTGGGCTTCGATCCACAGGGAGTCGTGACTGCAGGTCTTCGTGCGGCCGGCGATCAATACGAAGATCCTGTACGGGTCAATGCGTTCTACGATGGCGTCATCGACGATCTGTCGCACGCGCCAGGGGTGACGGCCGTCGGTGCGGTGAGTGACTTGCCGACTCGCGGCGGAAGCGGAACTGCGCTTCGCATCGAGGGCGAGCAGAATGACGAGGCGCGGTTGCCTGAGCTCACGTATCTCAGCGTCCGCGGTGATTTCTTCAAGGCGTTGCGCATTCCGATCATTGCCGGTCGCGGGTACGACGCGCGCGATCGTCCCGATATACCGGAAACGACGATCATCAACGAGACAACGGCCAAGCGCTTTTTCCCGAAGGGTGATGCCGTGGGTCGTCGGATCAGGATCGGGCCGGACCCGAACGGCACCTGGATGACCATCATCGGCGTGGCAGGCGACTTCCATTCCGAGGGACTCGATACTCCCGTCAAGCCGACGCTCTATGCGAACCATCGCCACGAAGCGTGGATGCGGTCGATGTCGCTCGTGATGCGCACGTCACGCACCGCCGCCGATGCCGGTGCATTGATCCGCCGAGCGATTCGCGCGCGCGATCCATCGCTTGCCGTCCGCGATGTGGAAACACTCAACGGCGTCGTCGGTGGCAGCCTCGCGTCGCGCCGATTCGCGCTCGGCTTGGCGACGTGCTTTGCGCTCATCGCGCTGACGCTCGCGGCCGTTGGCATCTACGGCGTTCTCGCCTACAACGTCGCCAATCGCACTCGCGAGTTCGGCGTCCGTATCGCACTCGGCGCCTCGTCGTCCCGCGTGGTCTCGCTGGTTGTGCGCCAGGGTGTGGTGGCGTCACTCGTGGGGATCGTTGCGGGTCTTGTTGGCGCACTACTCGGCGCGCGGCTCTTGAGTGGAATGTTGTTCGGCGTCACGACACTCGATGTGCGCACGTATGGGTCGGTCGTGCTGCTGGTGTTCATCGTTGCCATGATCGCGTGCATCGTGCCGGCGCTTCGCGCGACGCGCGTCGACCCGCTGACGAGTATGCGGGCGGACTGA